AcattggtcacctcaatttcactgctccctcaacaaatccaacctttctccctccaaactgactgcactccatgcactcagatTAACCCCGATTTTGTCATCAAatctgccgataagggtggtgctggtgttgtctggcgtactgacctctaccttgcagaggctcaGTGCaggctctcagatacctcctacCTACCCCTGGActatgaccccaccatggcacatcaggccactGTATCCATTATGCTTATGGATCTCACTTCAACTGCTGATCTCCCCCCatctgcttccaagctaatactcccccaactccacacagctcgtttctaccacctgccaaaaatccacaaacagcaatgtccaGGTAGATCCATCGTTTCAGCCTGCTtttgccccacagaactcatctcttcctactttgactcagtcttctcccctctggtccaatccctacccacatacatccatgattcatttGACGCCTTATGCCggtgtcaaagcttccagtttactggctccagccacctcctctttaccatggatgtacaATCCCTTCAAACATCGATTCCCCACCAAGAGCGTCTGAGGGCTCTCCAATTCTTCCTGGAGCAAATatctacctggactatacatcctcacacccggcttcctgtaaagactccatcccattctctcagttcctccgtctctgttgcatatgttcagatgaggccaacttcaacaaaggggcctccgaaatgtccaccttcttcctcaaccgaggattccccagctctgtagTCGACAGGGCACTCAACCAGGTCCGATCCATCtcccacacctccgccctcaccccttctcttccctcccgcaacagtgatagggacccctcatcctcacctaccatcccatcagcatccacatccagaagatcattagacgccatttccgccacctccagaaagatgctaccaccagacacatattccacttccctcccttgtctgccttccgcagggaccgttccctggtccacacttccctgTCACCAGCGAAGGTGCATCACCTGCCcacatacctcctccctccccagaatccaagggccaaaacatacctttcaggtgaagcagcagttcagctgcacttccaagaatctagtttactgcatttgctgctcacaatgtggtctcctctacactggcgaaacaaagcgtagacccggcgaccacttcacagaacatctacattctgttcgcaaaaaagacccggaattacctgttgcctgcaacttcaatgcaccaccctgctccctggccaacatctgtctctgctTGCTGCACTGtttcagtgaagcccaacgcaagttgaaggaacaacaactcattttccacttggggaccctacagccctctggactcaatcttgagttcgataattttagggcctaaactctcccatgtcccagcccccatcccatacaccaggccttgttaccacatagcctgccattacacatcccaCGTAgttagtcactgacagtccccattaacaactattcaccctcccagtctgatcgttagcaattccattgattttctcccccttggtccaggaactccccacctatgtccgtgacaccacccacgccctccagctCCTTGgagaacttctaattccctggcccccaacacctcattttcaccatgcatGTCCaacccctatacacctgcattcctcaaaCAGATGGCCTtcaggctctccgcttcttcctgtcctgcaggcccgaccagtccccctccaccgacaccctcatccgcctagccaaactcgtcctcaccctcaacaacttgtctttcgattcctcccacttcctacagacaaagggggtggccatgggtacccacatgggcccaagctatgcctgcctctttgtaggttatgtagaacagtccctcttccgcacctacactggccccaaccccaacctcttcctccgttacattgatgactgtatcggcgccgcctcttgctcccaagaggagctcgaacagttcatccacttcacaaacaccttccaccccaacctcaagttcacctgggccatctccaacacatccctcaccttcctggacctctctgtctccatctcaggcaaacagctagaaactgatgtccacttcaagcccatcgattcccacagctgcctagaatacacctcctcctgcaaaaattccatccccattcccaattccttcgcctccaccgcatctgctcccaggatgaggcattcctctcccacacatcccagatgtccgcgttcttcaaggaccgcaacatcccacccgcagtggtcgagaatgcccttgaccgtgtgtcccgcatttcccgcaacacatccctcacaccccgcccccacaataactgccctaagagaatccccctcgtcctcacataccaccccaccaatctctggatacaacgcatcatcttccgacactcctgccatctacaatccgaccccaccacccaagatatttttccatccccacccttgtctgccttccggagagaccactctctccgcgactctcttgtccactccacactcccctccaaccccaccacacctggcaccttcccttgcaaccgcaggaagtgctacacttgcccccacacctcctccctcacccctatcccaggccccaagatgactttccatattaagcagaggttcacctgcacatctgtcaatgtagtatactgtatccactgtacccagtatggcttcctctacattggggaaaccaagtggaggcttggggaccactttgtagaacacctccactcggttcgcaataaacaattgcgccttccagtcacaaaccatttccactccgcctcccattctttagatgacatgtccatcatgggcctcctgcagtgccacaatgatgccacccgaaggttgcaggaacagcaactcatattccgcttgggaaacctgcagcccaatggtatcaatgtggacttcacaagcttcaaaatctccccctcccccaatgcatcgccaaaccagcccagctcgtccccatctcccaaacctgtccttcctctcacctatcccctcctcccaactcaagccgcacctccatttcccacctaccaacctcatcccacctccttgacctgtctgtcctgcctggactgacctatcccctccccacctatcttcttttctctctatcttcggtccgcctccccctctccctatttatttcagaaccctctccccatccccctctctgatgaagggtctaagcccgaaacgtcagcttttgtgctcctgagatgctgcttggcctgctgtgttcatccagcttcacactttgttagttttgtctgtccaactgtttttttctctcagtttaggctctatcctattgtttactctctcctccacccacctcactattttctgcatataaactgacgttttcctagTAACcgtcagttctcaggaagggtcaccagacccaaaacgttaactctgttttctctttcacagatgctgccaggcctgctaagcttttccagcaactttttgtcctggatttacagcctctgcagttctttcggtttttacaaaactaaggatgttatgcttcaattACACAAGTCAGTGAAGGGATCTTGATGATCCCAGTTAATGATACCGCTGGACAAGTCAGTTCACTGGATGAAACGTGGCTTGAGAGATCAATTAACGTGGTGGTTAGTGACTGAGATGTATTCATAAGAGGCTGTACATTTTCTTCAATAGcagaacagaagtttattacacaatgGAAGAAATAAAAAATACAATCCAAGCAATCCAAATGCAGAATTCAGATGGCAAGATTTAAAACATAGCACAACACAAAGTTTCAATCTGTTTTCCAACACTATCCATTCGAGAGAGTCAAGTCCAGAGAACTACTCGTTGGGGTTCTACTTATCTGATTCTTGAAAGTTTCTTTCCCGTGGAGAGTGGAAACAATTCaatggatccttttcaaattcattcataggatgtggccattgctggttgtgccagcatttactgctcatccctagGTGCGCTCAAAAGATGATGgcgaggtgccttcttgaactggtgcagtccatgtgctgtgggtagaaccacaatgctgttaggaagggaatttgacCCGGAGACCCTGAAGGAATGATCATATTAGCATTTTTCCATGAACACCATTAAGGGTTTGAAGTCCCCTGTTGTTGACCTAATGCTGGGTTTAGACACTGTTCCAGAAAGACACTCAGTATTTTTTCAAAGAAAACCACTCGCAGAATTAACCAACACCATCTGTCTCTATGCTGCTTCAAATTCCAAAAATGATATTTAtatacttttggaatactgcttgcaattctggtctctttgctatagtaaggatgttgtgaaacctgaaagtgTTCAGagaagacttacaaggatgttgccagggctggagggtttgaactgtagggaaaaggctgaataggctgtggctatgttccctggagtgtcaggtgctgaagggtaaccttatagagtttataaaatcatgaagggcatgaatagggtgaatagccatggtcttttccccagggtaggggtgtccaaaactacagggcacagatttaaaggcGAGAggtgaatgatttaaaaggggcctaagaggcaactttttcagaacaagagtgatgcatgtatggaatgagctgccagaggaagtggtggaggttggtacaattatagcatttaaaaggcatctggttaggtatatgaagagaaagagtttagagggatatgggccaaattctggcaaatgggcctagggTACTTtcggatatctgtttggcatggatgaggtagactgaagggtctgtttccatgttgtacatctctatgactctctgtgaAGTATAGAGTTTTCATCatagaccacatctcaaatactgtgtgcagttttgatctccttattcaAGGAAGTGAATGCATGAAGATGGTTCAAAGGGGGTCTCaaatgatacctggaatgagcaggttgtcaTAGGGTGACAGGTTGGACAGACTGCGTTTCTTTCCAATGGGGTTTAGAAGATTGAGTGGCAGTTGATTGAAGTGTATATGATCCTTAATAGTCTCGACAAAGTGAACATGGAAATATGCTTCCTTTTGTCAGAGATTACTCAATTATAAGGCACTGTTCAAAAATTAGGTATCACATTTATAGAATAGAAATAAGAAGAATATTTTCCTCTCAGAGGTACTATGGCATCAGACTTGTGAAAAGAAGTTCATACAATGATTTGGAAAGTAGTTGTAAAACTGTTCCATCAGTTCAAGGAAAAGAACTTGGAAGAATCAGTAGAGGAAGAAATTAAGAAGTAAGAAATGAGGTTTCTCAGGGCTTTAATATCggtaaaggatattgctgggaaataGGCTGCCATTTTATTTCACTGTTTATGTTTGGAGCTTTCTTAAATGTCTCTACATGTAGCTTTATTTGTTATCCCTTTTGTGTAAAACAACTAATGTTCTTTTATTTagaggcttaaggtgagaggggaaagacttaaaaaggacatgaggggtaacattttcacgcagagggtggtgcatgaatggaataaGTTACCATGGGAAGTGGTGAAGGCACattcatttacaacatttaaaaggcatctggatgggtatatgaataggaaaggtttagagggatatgggccaagtgttggcaaatgggactaggtcagattacGATGTCTGGTCGGtgcggacgagttggactgaaggatctgcatGACTATGACACTGCCTCTTAAAATGGTGGAGGcatggtcattgaatattttaagatggaggtgtagatagattcttgttcaggggaatcaaaggttattaaAGATAAAtgggaatttgaaacacaaagagATCTTTCTGAAAGGCATTACTTGTTCACTGGTCTGAATGGCCCACAtttgctcctaattcatacatTTACAATCCAATGTACCTCATCAGCTGTCTGTTTCTTTGGAGGTGACTACAACAGCGTACCAGTCTGAAGTTACCAAATGAATTGACTCATGTTCGTGGGTTCCATTCTGTTCAACTCTTAGCTAAGGAAGTAAATTGACGGCTTTGTCAAAATTAACTCTGACTTTCTATCATTGCACTTTAAGCCTGCAACTCATTACTGTTGCTATTTCTGGCCTCAATGGTTGTTTAGCTATTGGAAGATGGATTTGGGTGCGAGATACACTAGTTGCTGGACTGGACAACTTTCAATGTCTTCAGTGGGCATGTTTTCTATTCATCTCTGCTGGATCtgagtgagtttttaaaaatccttttagCTGGATCTAATTAAACAGGTGTGGTTCATAGAGTGCATTTGAGCATATGctgccattcagtgtgatcacGGCAGGTTTTGGGTTCAATTCTAGTTTCGACACTACTGTTACCACCAGctgccaccccccaccccatgcacacccCATATCCAACGATCCCCTGAGAAACCAAATATCTGTCTACCCAGCTTTAATCATATTCACATTACGGAGAACCCACAATCCTCCGGGATGGAGAATTTCAAGGATTCACTACAATTTGTGAGATGcaatttatcctcatctcaatcccaaaTGATTAGTCCCTAATGCTGAGACTGTGCCCAGTGTTCTAGACTCCCTGACTAATGAAAACAGTGTCCATGGGTTCAAGCCCCTTCAGAGCCCtgtctgtttcaatgagattgtctCTCATTCTGCTGAACTCCAGTGACTTTCATCccaatttactcaacctctcatACGACAATCCATTATGCCAGCATCAATTTACTGAACATTCACTGTACCACCTCCAATGTAATGACAACTTTTCTTAAAATTAGCGATCAACAGCAGACAGTCCTCCAGATATGGTCTCTGCAaaaccctgtacaattgcaagaggattttttttcctgttctcTAATCCTCTTACAATAAAGACTAACATTTATTTAGCTTCCTAATTGCTTACTGTACCTGCACACGAACAGCTATGTGTAGGAGTATGGAGAACTGTCTTTGAACATCAACCTATAAGCCTATAAGATTCTTATCTTTTCAAAAGTTTTCATTGTTACAACTAAGGTAAATATCTTCACACTTCCAGTCATTATACTCTATTTGCATTCTTTTTGTTGACTCAGTCAGCCTGTCCATCTATCTTAGTAGCCTCTCTATGACCTCCCCACAACCTCCCCATAGCTTATCTTTCAATGCAGCTTTGCATCATTAGCAAACTAGACATTACTCTCTGTtgattcatttcttttctttactAATTCAGGGGGTAAGGCCATTcactgaccagacagcatttattgcccatccctaattgcccagacagcaatttagagtcaatcacattgctgtggatctgtagtcacatgtaggccagaccaggtaaggatagcactttccttccctaagtgaattagatgggcttttctgataatcagcaatgggctcatggtcatcattagatacttaattccagatattttattgaattcaaattccaccatctgccatggcaggattcgaaccaggATCctcaggatgttatctgggtctctagattaacagtccagtgataataccactaggccattgcctccccttttcaATATAGTTTGTAAATAGTTGAgtttccagcactgatccttgtgccaTTCCTCTGCGTGCCAGCTTTAAAATGTTCTGTTTATGCCTACTTCCTGTAGCCTCCTGTCTCGTAACCCACTTTACACaagcactaccttctcaagggttgcccgggatgagcaataaatgctgacccacaGTGATGTCCATAATAAAAAAATGGACCTCTGTCCATGGCAATACATTGCCCCAACTGTCTTTCACCTCAGCCTTGGGTTTTCTATTTGACTGGAGTTAATTTGGAAATGATGTGTGGTGCTGAATTTTCCCATCATTCAGGAACAGTCCGAGTTCCTCACTCGGGAAGTGAAGTCATTGTCACTGATCACAACGCCAGGaatgttatggcaactgaaatgTGCTTTCAGACATTCAACAATCTCGCTAGGAGCCAGTGACCTCAGCTGCTCTAACTCTGCCCTACCTGAATAGTGATGAGATAATCATTTCCTGTCAGAATGAAGAGCTCTGCTCCAAGCTTCATACATGGGCTGTCTGGGATGCAACAAGTCTAGAGCAGCTCTTTATCTTGTTTGTAATGATCATCATGCTAAACACTGCACTGGCTGATGTGGTCCTTTATCTCATTGCTCATGTTTGGGCAGAACAGCACTTCTCTTACCTTACTCAGACTAGATTCAATTCCTTGACAATTTGTGCAGGATGAATTTAAGCATCTCTTTTGTCAATTGTTTTAGAATAAAGATCCTGCTCCCCTTTATACACAGTTCTGCCTTGGGCAATCACTTCATCTCTGTTGGTCCAATACTCCCTTACAGTCACCGGGTGTCCTTGATGGCTTCAGTCCATCCTTTTATCAAACTTCCAGTAACATCTGAAGAGTTGCATCTTGTGAGATTTGTTTGCTGTGAGGAAGATGCTTATCTGTCGGAGCCAATGTCTCTACTAGCATAATGATTTTCACAGCACACCATGCTGTTGCTTCTTGTTGAATCTGGGAGATTTCACACTCCACACCCAGCATCAATTTCCTTCAAATCAAGTACAGCTCTCAACAGCATATCAGTGATGCACATCTGCTTACCTTGTTTGTACTTCACTTCCAAGTGGTATCTCTTAAATGAAATAACATTGTTTGCAATTGTTTTGGAAAGATTTGACCAGGATGCTTATCATTACTTTCTCTCTCCCAAAGAGGTGTTGGTTAAATTCCTCGTGAAGCAAAATCAATATCTAGgctctctctcaatctgtgcACATTGTTAACACATACTGAGTAACACTGTGAATACAAACACAACGGGTTGCCCTCACTGCATGGGGATTACTCCAAGTCCTGTGTCACTGACATCACACTGCAGGGTGGCTCCATTGTTGacatcataatccctcagcactggtgATGTCATCACTAGGTGTTTGATGGGAGTGAAAGCTGCTTCTTGTTCTGTGTCTCAGTCCCACTGAACACCCTGCACTGTGAGACTGTGTACACAGTTACACACTCTGAGGACAGATTGAGCAAGAACTTGATGAGATGGTTCCTGTGTGGGTTTGCTTGTGTTCCAGGAGATACAATAATCATATTAAGGCTTTATTGCAGAATTCACAATCGACAGGTTTCTCCGATTTGTGCCATTGATGATATAGTAACAGTGTGAAAACTCACCCCTAAATCTTTTCTCTCTGGTGTGAACAGGCTGGTAGTGCAGGAGATCCTGTGAGGTCTCAGGAGACTCAAAAATGTCATAAAAGCTTTACTGTAAACCTCACACTTGAAGGCTAATCCCCTGAGTGGAGTCTCCAATGGAGTAGGAGGTTGGATGACcttgagaatgatttgtcacatatttcacacttgaatggtttctcccctgtgtgaatgcgttggtgtgTACAGAGTTGAGAAGATgttgagaatgatttgtcacatcCATCACAGGTAAAtggcttctcccctgtgtgaaagCGTCGGTGGATACGAAGCGCTGATGAttgtgagaatgatttgtcacatgtCTCACAGgcaaatggtttctcccctgtgtgaatgcgttggtgcTTGCGCAGAGTTGATGAATCGTAGAATGATTTGTTACACACCTCACACAGAAATGGTTTCTGCCCTGTGTGAATGCGTCGATGCCCATAGAGGTGTGATGActctgagaatgatttgtcacagatgtcacatgtgaatggtttctcccccgTATGAATCCGTTGATGTCTGCGGAGATTTGATAAGTCTgaaaatgatttgtcacacactgcacacgtgaatggtttctcccctgtgtgaatacGTTGATGTGTGCGTAGGTTCGATGAGTCAGAGAATGATTTGTTACAGATCtcacatgtgaatggtttctgCCCTGTATGAATTCTCTGGTGcctcaggagatgggaggagTGAGTGAAAGCCTTTTCACAAACCTCACATCTGAAGGGTTTGTCCCCCGTGTGAATCATTTGGTGCGTCAGCAGCCTCGTAGAGGTCATGAAAGATTTCTCACAAACCTCACATTTAAATTGTTTCTCTTCCATGTGGCTGTCTGTGGGTTAACAGTGTGTCCAAAAGGTATATCTTATCCTATGAACCTTTGGAGCCCTCC
The genomic region above belongs to Stegostoma tigrinum isolate sSteTig4 chromosome 34, sSteTig4.hap1, whole genome shotgun sequence and contains:
- the LOC125446392 gene encoding zinc finger protein 271-like, whose translation is MEEKQFKCEVCEKSFMTSTRLLTHQMIHTGDKPFRCEVCEKAFTHSSHLLRHQRIHTGQKPFTCEICNKSFSDSSNLRTHQRIHTGEKPFTCAVCDKSFSDLSNLRRHQRIHTGEKPFTCDICDKSFSESSHLYGHRRIHTGQKPFLCEVCNKSFYDSSTLRKHQRIHTGEKPFACETCDKSFSQSSALRIHRRFHTGEKPFTCDGCDKSFSTSSQLCTHQRIHTGEKPFKCEICDKSFSRSSNLLLHWRLHSGD